From a region of the Paenibacillus lutimineralis genome:
- a CDS encoding phosphotransferase family protein, with translation MSSILDVIEKLKLNVSSIEDVPESFSSDVYKLTLFSGENVYVKIPFNKDKLFREFQVLETLKGVIPVPKVLDIWYGDENTTGALLLSAIEGMPCTEDIDEELSFQMGVYHAMLHEVKTPGFGYHATDGFKLFDQSNWRLHIKSNFEKWREPCKEILDPELYERCIHHFDGVFFALPNPDGPCIVHMDFRPGNILVNGNKVTGIIDFESARGGSSEIDFTKVNRYIWEVNPRTKVPYIEGYQTIRPMLALDTVLPFYDFYDAFSAVVWCKKRGIEKNQRFLQESIHTLRKTVGY, from the coding sequence ATGAGTTCCATTCTTGACGTTATAGAAAAGCTAAAGTTGAACGTCTCGAGTATAGAGGATGTTCCAGAGTCATTTAGTTCAGATGTATACAAACTTACTCTTTTTAGCGGAGAAAACGTTTATGTAAAAATTCCATTTAACAAAGATAAACTATTTCGTGAATTTCAGGTACTTGAAACATTGAAGGGAGTAATTCCTGTTCCTAAGGTATTGGACATTTGGTATGGAGATGAAAATACAACTGGAGCTTTGCTCCTTTCGGCGATTGAAGGTATGCCTTGTACAGAAGATATTGATGAGGAACTTTCTTTTCAAATGGGTGTGTATCATGCAATGCTCCATGAGGTAAAGACTCCAGGATTCGGTTATCATGCAACCGATGGGTTTAAGTTATTTGACCAAAGTAACTGGAGACTACATATCAAAAGTAATTTTGAAAAGTGGAGAGAGCCGTGCAAAGAGATCCTCGATCCAGAACTGTATGAAAGATGTATCCATCATTTTGACGGAGTTTTCTTTGCTCTACCAAATCCCGATGGGCCATGCATTGTCCATATGGATTTTAGGCCAGGTAACATTTTGGTGAATGGTAACAAGGTTACAGGCATTATTGATTTTGAAAGTGCCCGTGGTGGATCCTCTGAAATAGATTTTACAAAAGTCAATCGATACATTTGGGAAGTCAATCCGAGAACTAAGGTACCCTACATAGAAGGATATCAGACGATTCGACCCATGTTGGCTCTGGACACAGTGCTGCCATTTTATGATTTTTACGATGCGTTCAGTGCTGTTGTTTGGTGTAAAAAGAGAGGAATTGAAAAAAACCAAAGGTTTCTTCAGGAGAGTA
- a CDS encoding helix-turn-helix transcriptional regulator gives MKLERMIAIIMLLLQREKMSGKELAELFEVSLRTIYRDIETINQAGIPIVTSSGVGGGIGIMNEYKIEKGFFTVKDITAMLMGLGFISNTLSGEETTATLAKVKSFIPEDKQHEITLKANQISFDLSAWLGSNDLQTKVEVIRTALEHCSILSFMYLSAKGDKVMRTLEPHRLLLKENHWYVQGYCLNRQQFRVFKLSRISELERTEDRFTMRVIPPAFSEFTDTMSRKMQKIKLQLDHSILDRMLDYCGEENITPLGNGKFYAYFDFIEDDYGYGILMSFGDKCQCIEPEHVRNEMKRRLNDSIKAYF, from the coding sequence ATGAAGCTGGAACGAATGATCGCCATCATTATGCTGCTCTTGCAAAGAGAAAAGATGAGCGGGAAAGAGTTGGCTGAGCTGTTCGAGGTTTCTCTGAGAACCATTTATCGTGACATTGAAACAATTAATCAAGCAGGTATCCCGATTGTGACCAGCTCCGGTGTAGGTGGGGGAATTGGGATCATGAATGAGTATAAGATAGAAAAAGGTTTTTTTACCGTCAAGGACATTACCGCTATGCTGATGGGGCTTGGCTTTATATCCAATACATTATCCGGTGAGGAAACCACTGCTACCCTGGCCAAAGTAAAAAGCTTTATCCCGGAGGATAAACAGCATGAAATTACGCTGAAAGCCAACCAAATCTCTTTTGACTTATCCGCTTGGCTGGGCAGCAATGATCTGCAGACCAAAGTTGAAGTGATTCGAACAGCCTTGGAGCATTGCAGCATACTGTCTTTTATGTATCTAAGCGCTAAAGGAGACAAGGTCATGCGGACCCTGGAACCTCATCGTCTATTATTGAAAGAAAATCATTGGTACGTGCAGGGGTATTGTTTGAACCGGCAGCAATTTCGGGTATTTAAGCTATCCCGCATATCTGAACTGGAGAGAACAGAAGACCGTTTTACCATGCGTGTGATTCCCCCGGCTTTTTCAGAGTTTACAGATACCATGTCCAGGAAAATGCAAAAAATAAAATTGCAGCTTGACCATTCTATCCTCGACCGGATGTTGGATTATTGCGGAGAAGAGAACATTACTCCCCTTGGTAATGGCAAATTCTATGCATATTTTGATTTTATTGAAGATGATTATGGTTACGGAATCCTAATGAGCTTCGGAGATAAATGCCAATGCATTGAACCTGAGCATGTGCGCAATGAAATGAAGAGACGGCTCAATGATTCAATAAAAGCATATTTTTGA
- a CDS encoding pyridoxamine 5'-phosphate oxidase family protein, which produces MDYKNEFYHTLDKTNEIALATSVAGIPNVRIVNFCYDASKPGILYFATDRENQKVAEFAQNNNVAFTTVPSDGSSVPHARSNHAVVHKSRYTIEEIKDLFLQKIPGYDETLAAIGDTLDVFEIHIKDVFVIVDYETAGPVSFEV; this is translated from the coding sequence GTGGATTATAAGAACGAATTTTACCACACATTAGACAAGACCAACGAAATTGCTCTGGCAACTTCAGTAGCAGGCATACCCAATGTTAGGATTGTCAACTTCTGCTACGATGCTAGCAAGCCTGGAATCCTGTATTTTGCGACAGATAGGGAGAATCAGAAGGTGGCTGAGTTTGCGCAAAATAACAATGTTGCCTTCACAACCGTCCCCTCTGACGGTTCTTCCGTGCCGCATGCGCGCTCCAATCATGCAGTTGTACATAAGAGCCGGTATACCATAGAAGAGATCAAGGACCTGTTTCTCCAAAAAATTCCCGGATATGATGAGACGCTCGCAGCCATTGGCGACACATTGGATGTTTTTGAAATTCACATCAAGGATGTTTTTGTCATCGTGGATTATGAGACTGCCGGACCGGTTTCTTTTGAGGTATAG
- a CDS encoding aminoglycoside N(3)-acetyltransferase produces the protein MTEPIETRAIFTKEDLIHTFKNCGLTEGQHIFVHTSLSKLGFVVGGPETLIRSLLEVVGEEGTLMMPSQTWKNLDPSTGVHWEAPMEWWPIIRENWPAYDKEITPAIGMGVVAEMFRKWPGAKRSDHPARSIAALGKHAEYLTKNHDLCNIFGKNSPLDKLYHLNGYVLLIGVGYDKNTSLHLAETIATFPGKKFVHESSAIMEEGTRKWVTYETQAVDDGDFVRLGDEYDKEMNIKIHRVGNAEVRFLEQRPLVDWAAAWMERNRV, from the coding sequence ATGACTGAACCAATAGAAACAAGAGCCATCTTCACGAAAGAAGATCTAATCCACACATTTAAAAACTGCGGATTAACAGAAGGTCAACACATCTTCGTACATACTTCGCTCAGCAAACTTGGTTTTGTTGTAGGCGGACCCGAAACCTTAATCAGGTCCCTTCTTGAAGTTGTCGGTGAAGAAGGGACCTTGATGATGCCGTCCCAGACATGGAAGAATCTTGATCCTTCAACGGGAGTCCACTGGGAAGCACCTATGGAATGGTGGCCGATAATTCGCGAAAACTGGCCTGCCTATGATAAAGAAATAACCCCTGCGATCGGTATGGGTGTCGTGGCTGAAATGTTCCGCAAGTGGCCGGGGGCCAAAAGGTCGGATCACCCAGCACGATCAATTGCCGCATTAGGCAAACATGCGGAATATCTAACTAAGAACCATGATTTATGCAACATTTTCGGCAAGAACTCCCCATTAGATAAATTATATCATCTAAATGGTTATGTACTCTTAATAGGCGTCGGCTATGATAAAAATACGTCGCTGCACCTGGCTGAAACTATAGCAACTTTCCCTGGCAAGAAGTTTGTCCATGAAAGTAGTGCAATTATGGAGGAGGGAACTCGAAAATGGGTGACTTACGAAACCCAGGCTGTCGACGACGGAGATTTTGTCCGTTTGGGGGACGAATATGATAAAGAAATGAATATCAAGATTCATAGAGTCGGAAACGCCGAAGTCCGATTTCTGGAGCAACGGCCGCTGGTAGATTGGGCTGCTGCATGGATGGAAAGAAACAGGGTGTAG
- a CDS encoding ABC transporter permease, with protein sequence MKIVNLALANIKKGRGAAISLFILIFVAALLLNVGMTVISKMNTFYDDKVEELHDAHVSIIMNSSEYKQHYGDFLRNYSGVRETETKQIILMNTAKFRYGDSDLSLGAAILNVDASRKFSPMKLIEKLDSINNQDIYVPYSFKTSGGYQLGDNFTINYQDKDYSYRIAGFFEATMMGTNNTGMMKFLLPDAAYHQLSDKLGKTADGILMSASLTDSTQSAELLNDYNKQFSNPHWGADIAMMKSVNTMTVNIVAMILVAFAAVIVLVSLIVIKFRVTNSIDDGMVNIGVLKAVGYTSWQIIASMVLQFMLIALSAGVIGVLISYIVMPVFGGIISSLAGLLWSQSFDIAINLVSILVVVVLVLMVALLSSSRIRKLHPVAALRGGIMTHSFKKNLFPLEKAKGGLHFVLACKTMITNNKQNIMIAIIIAAITFASIFSIVLYYNVAVNKTAFIHLVGSETSNVVIQSNHDVDSDKLLADIEQIDGVSKIALLDVITATIDGQSSYMNISDDYSKLNNNAVYKGRYPQYDNEIAISGAMAKLFHKNIGDTVKVEMDDVSRLFLITGLNQSLNYMGKITSLTLPGVQQLIPDYKGTIIHVYLKDVDNADFIRDFKATYGNLIKDITDVDEMLASQSSVYISAVLSVMVIILTITVLVVALILYLVIKTMILKRKREFGILKATGYTTLQIMTQIALSFVPVVIAGVLIGGVLGSLCTNPVLTLLLSGAGIYNVQFIVNIPLVIVLCIGLIVIACLVSMLVSRRIKGITAYSLITE encoded by the coding sequence ATGAAAATCGTTAATCTTGCCTTGGCCAACATCAAAAAAGGCAGAGGTGCGGCGATCTCTCTGTTTATTTTAATATTCGTTGCCGCGCTACTGCTCAACGTAGGAATGACGGTTATTTCCAAAATGAATACCTTTTATGATGATAAGGTTGAAGAACTGCATGATGCGCATGTGAGCATTATTATGAACAGCTCTGAATATAAACAACACTATGGAGATTTCCTTAGGAACTATTCTGGCGTGAGAGAAACAGAAACGAAACAAATCATTCTAATGAACACGGCCAAGTTCCGATATGGTGATAGCGATTTGTCTCTTGGCGCCGCGATACTCAATGTGGATGCAAGCCGAAAGTTTTCACCAATGAAGCTAATTGAAAAGCTGGATTCGATCAATAACCAAGATATATATGTTCCTTACAGCTTTAAAACAAGCGGTGGCTACCAGCTGGGTGACAATTTCACAATCAACTACCAGGATAAGGACTACAGCTATCGAATCGCTGGATTTTTTGAGGCAACCATGATGGGTACGAACAATACTGGCATGATGAAATTCCTTTTACCAGATGCAGCCTATCATCAGTTGTCCGATAAGCTGGGTAAGACTGCGGACGGCATCCTTATGTCCGCGAGCCTTACGGACAGTACACAATCGGCTGAGCTGCTTAACGACTACAATAAACAATTTTCGAATCCGCATTGGGGGGCTGACATCGCGATGATGAAAAGTGTCAACACGATGACGGTCAATATTGTCGCCATGATTCTGGTTGCGTTTGCGGCAGTGATTGTACTTGTGTCCTTGATCGTCATCAAGTTCCGTGTGACCAACAGTATCGACGATGGCATGGTGAATATCGGCGTCCTTAAAGCGGTTGGCTATACCAGCTGGCAGATCATCGCATCCATGGTATTACAGTTTATGCTGATCGCGCTTTCTGCTGGTGTCATAGGAGTCTTAATCTCTTATATCGTAATGCCCGTGTTCGGCGGAATTATTTCCTCTTTAGCCGGACTGCTGTGGTCCCAGAGCTTCGACATAGCGATTAATCTTGTTAGTATCCTGGTTGTTGTTGTTTTGGTGCTGATGGTGGCATTGCTCTCCTCCTCACGCATCAGAAAACTTCATCCCGTTGCAGCGCTGAGGGGAGGTATCATGACTCACAGTTTTAAAAAGAATCTTTTCCCGTTAGAGAAGGCCAAGGGTGGACTCCATTTCGTGCTCGCTTGCAAAACGATGATCACGAATAATAAGCAGAACATCATGATTGCCATTATCATTGCAGCAATCACCTTTGCATCCATCTTCTCCATCGTGCTATATTACAACGTTGCAGTAAATAAAACTGCATTTATTCATCTAGTTGGTTCGGAGACGTCTAATGTAGTTATTCAGTCTAATCACGACGTCGATAGCGACAAATTGCTCGCGGATATTGAACAAATAGATGGTGTGTCCAAGATTGCTTTACTGGATGTTATTACAGCGACAATTGATGGACAAAGCTCGTATATGAATATATCGGATGATTACAGTAAGCTCAATAATAATGCGGTCTATAAAGGTCGATATCCGCAATACGACAACGAAATTGCAATTTCAGGGGCGATGGCAAAGCTGTTTCATAAAAATATCGGCGATACAGTTAAGGTGGAAATGGACGATGTATCCCGTCTTTTCTTAATTACCGGGCTAAACCAGTCTTTAAACTATATGGGGAAGATTACATCTTTAACTTTACCTGGTGTACAGCAACTAATCCCCGACTATAAAGGTACAATCATACATGTTTATCTAAAGGATGTAGATAATGCCGACTTTATCCGAGACTTCAAAGCAACGTATGGAAATTTGATAAAGGATATAACGGATGTAGATGAGATGTTAGCTAGCCAAAGCAGTGTTTATATCTCAGCCGTGTTATCCGTTATGGTGATCATTCTTACGATAACCGTGCTAGTCGTCGCTCTGATCCTATACCTCGTCATCAAAACGATGATTCTCAAGCGCAAGAGGGAATTTGGGATATTAAAAGCTACAGGGTACACCACTCTTCAGATTATGACCCAAATTGCACTGAGCTTTGTTCCAGTTGTGATCGCGGGTGTATTGATCGGGGGGGTGCTAGGCAGCCTGTGTACCAACCCTGTACTTACACTGCTGCTATCAGGCGCTGGGATATACAACGTGCAATTCATTGTGAATATTCCTCTTGTCATTGTGCTTTGTATCGGTCTTATTGTAATTGCCTGTCTCGTATCGATGTTAGTGTCGCGTAGGATCAAGGGAATAACAGCTTATAGTTTGATTACAGAATAG
- a CDS encoding ABC transporter ATP-binding protein, translating into MQNVILRTEKLCKSFSSGGIQQHVLKNLDISLMEGDFTVIMGSSGSGKSTLLYALSGMDKPTLGEINFEKQNISKLNNDQLAVFRRYNCGFVFQQIYLLDNMSVLDNVLASGLLVSKNKLAIVSKAKQLLAQVGLYEASWGKFPSQLSGGEAQRAGIVRALINSPNIVFADEPTGALNSAASDSVLDVMTEVNHNGQSIVMVTHDIKTALRGNRVLYLRDGVIYGDLKLGAYHVDHNRERYEKLNAFLAEMGW; encoded by the coding sequence ATGCAAAACGTGATATTAAGAACGGAAAAATTATGTAAATCTTTTTCAAGCGGTGGAATCCAGCAGCATGTACTGAAAAATCTAGATATCAGTCTTATGGAGGGGGACTTTACGGTTATTATGGGCAGCTCAGGTTCGGGGAAATCCACCCTGCTCTATGCGCTATCTGGTATGGATAAACCTACCTTGGGTGAAATCAACTTTGAGAAGCAGAACATCTCCAAGCTGAATAATGATCAGCTTGCGGTTTTTAGAAGATATAATTGCGGGTTTGTTTTCCAACAGATCTATTTATTGGACAACATGAGTGTATTAGATAATGTGCTGGCAAGTGGCTTGTTGGTGAGTAAAAACAAGCTCGCTATCGTGTCAAAAGCAAAACAGTTGCTTGCACAAGTTGGATTATACGAAGCTTCATGGGGGAAATTCCCCTCCCAGCTTTCAGGTGGTGAAGCACAGCGGGCAGGCATCGTACGCGCATTGATCAATAGTCCGAACATTGTTTTCGCTGACGAGCCAACCGGTGCACTCAACTCCGCTGCAAGTGATAGCGTGCTAGATGTGATGACCGAAGTTAACCACAATGGACAGAGTATTGTGATGGTTACACATGACATCAAAACCGCTTTGCGGGGAAACAGAGTGCTCTATCTGCGTGATGGCGTTATTTACGGAGACCTAAAGCTAGGTGCCTACCATGTGGATCACAACCGTGAACGGTATGAAAAGTTAAACGCATTTCTTGCTGAAATGGGGTGGTAA